The genomic segment TTTGCCTAACATAACTGCAATGTGAGTGTTAGGGTAATATATTTCCTGTTGCCAGACCCAGAACCATCTAATCCATGGTAATTTCCAGTTTTGGCCAGATTTCACCTGTATTCAGTTCCGCCAGCCTGATGAGAAGCAGAGCCAGCCGGTTCAGCAAAACGTGCGTCATAATCCGACCCTTGATCCGATGGGATACGTATTTATGTTAGCCTTATAATACACCTTTTATGGGATATCCCTTTTTCTCTAAAGAGGATCATACACGTGACGATATTGGCAGGACTGGCTGAATAAATCACCTCCTCCGGTCGAGTCCTCTTTATGAAACAGTATCGCAGCGTATGCTCTTTTTCAATGGATTGAAACATTAATAGATAATGTCCTGAGTTTCTGCACTTTTCTTTTCCAGATGATAGGTGCCCGCCTTCAGTTTTCCGTCTTCCCCGCCGGCAGGATAGCTGACGGTTACGGTAATGGTATCGTTATTCAGCGTGATGACGGCTTTTCCATTTTTGGGTTCACCGATCGCATCCATCGCCGCCGTATAACTTTTTGAGGTAAAGTCTGCTTTCGCTTTCCCGTTTTTATCGAATAGAACGTACATGTCACCGGTCGTTGTGGCCTCGTCTCCGAACATGGCGTTAATATTGACCGTTGCAGGCATCCCTTCCGAAAAGGTGAGGTTCACTGCAACCTGCTCCACGGGACCAACAGACTGTGCCCAGTTTCCCTGATAACTGCTGAAGGATGGCTGAGCTGCGATCAGCTTCTGTTTATTATTTACCTCGTCAAGACTCCGGTAATCAGGACTGTCCATCAGGTAGTCTGGTATGGGCAGGGAGACGAATCCCGCTGCATAAGGAGCGACTGCATAAGGTGGAAACAGAAAGTCCATGCCTTCTTTTGTCCAGTAGTAGCTGGTAATATCGTCCGGACCGAAAGATTTTGAATCGTACAGGCGATACTTGTCCGGGTGAGCTGCTAAATAGCTGATGGCAAAATGTCTGGCCTGACTGAGATATTTCTCTGATGAAAAATTATCTTCAAGCGGGACTTCTTTTCCCGTCTTGACGTTGAAATTAAACACGGTTCCCTGGGGATTTCCGTGGACACCACCGGTACCGATATCATTGATCAAGAGGAGACTGATTTTCTCCGAAGATAAATATTTTACTTCATAGTTCAGTGTCGAATAATACGGAGGCAATTCTGCACCGGCGTCTGGTTCAAATTCTTTCTTATCTTTTTCATATTGAGAAAGAATTTTGATCCGGTCAGAGTAGACTTTTCTTACATAAGTCTGGAGTTTCTGATTCATTTTCTCCTGGGCATTTCTGTTGACCATTCCGTCAATCTGCGGATATTCGAGGTCCTTTGTCCGATAATGATGTTTCTCAATACGCGGGTTTTCCTGTATGTCTTTCGGACCTGGTTTTTGATTCTGCTTCTGTTCGTAATCCTGCTCCTGCTTCTGTTCCTGAATGTGGTTCACACTCTCTCCGGACCAGTTCGTCCGGGCACAGCCTGCCACAGCGAGACTCAGTGCGAGTGTTAAAGCGATGAAAAGCTGCCTTTTCATAAACTGCCTCCGTGTACAAATGAATGGCTGAGAATGGGTCATCCAAGAAATGATAAGCTATGTATCTCATCTATTAATCCAGTAAAAGGTCGCTATCCATCATAGCATCATTTTAATTTCCTGTGCAAGTCGGCCAGGAGATGCCCTACTCGAATCATTCTTTGCACATTGTTTTGAAGGGGTCAAAGCAGTTAAAGTCCCCTGAATTTTTGAAAACTTAATAACTGGTTTTAGACCTTTAGTCACCGAAAGTACGGTCTGTTTCCGGTAAATCATGCAGATTTAATTTCATTTCTGTCGAAAGCGCATTCATCATTGGGCCTTTATACCAATTTCATTATTCTGTGAAGTTGGTAAAATGGAAATACAGAACTGAAAAACAGCTAAATACGGCTTTTTGAACATTGGAGCGTGGATTATGCACAGGAGACGGTTTTTAGCCATTGCTTTTATCCTGATATCAGGCTTAACGCTGGGAGGCTGCGGATTAATGATAAACAGCACGGATCATCCAGATACATCACAGCAGAAGGAGGAAGCAAGCAGTTCACCATATATGCCTGTCCAGGATTACATCGGACAAGGTTACTCATTCAAAAACGGTGAAGAAGAAGATGCCTTTGCGAAAACGCATAAAAATGAAATTGTGGAACAGGTGGATCGGTTTTTCAAAGAGAAATATCAGCTCGAAGTGACGACACATCATCTGGTAGGGGCGAAAAATGCAGTTGTAGCCTTTGTCGAATCGAGAGGTGAGCCGCACTTTCATACTTCAGTAATTGTTCCCGTGGATCTTGAGCATCAACAAGTAACAAGTGACGTTTGGGCGTATGAAGGAAAAGTAGAAGGGGCGATTATGACTGGTCTTTATGTGATGGCTTATGAGAAAGAGTTTAAAAGGCTGGATCAATTTGTCCAGTCCGTTGCGGAAAAATATCCGGTTACGGGCATGCGGGAAGAAGCTGTGACTTTTAAAGATTCGGGATATTCGACTCCATATTATTATATGAGTGCTTTTCATGATGCTTTTCTAGAGGCATATGAAGCTTACATGAACGATCATCAAATATCGAATGAATCTCTGCGAAAGTTAATAAAAAAAGTACCTTTTAATCCTGACAATTTAGGTATTGGTTTAACATTTTATATGGGAAAAAAACAGGTATCTGATAAACAAATGGCTGATAAAATTATTGACGCATTTAAGAAGTTTAAGGGAGTCGCACCGGCTAGTTATGCCATATTCATAAATAGCAATGAAATTCGGAAAACAACAGGTATGGCACGAAATAAAGTGGGAACGATTGTTGGGAAAACCGATATTATTAAAAAGCCATAGGGGTGAACTAAATCATGGGTGGTGTAAATGTAAAAGTTTCTGCAACGAGTGATCAGGACTTAGTACAACTCAGTGGTTATATTGTTTACCGACATCGTGATGATCTTTCAAGAGTTACATTCAATGGGAATCGTTACAAGATTCTGAATGCCGAATACGACGACCCCGCCCGCCACGGTCTTGATGCCATCACAGTCAAGGATTTGCAGACCGGCGACGTTTCCATCATTTACGAAGGCACGCAGTCTGAACAGAGCGACCTCGACCTTAAGACAGATATCGATCTTGTGAAATGACATTATGACAAACAGGACTATTAAGAAATGATAAAAAGCCTGGTATCGAAAGTGGTCGGCCGTAGTCCCTTAGTCACCAAAAGAACGTTCTGTTTCCGGTAAATCATGCAGATTTAATTTCATCTTTGTCGAAAGCGCATTCATAATTGGGCCTTTATACCAATTTCATTATTCTGTGAAGTTGATAAAATGGAAATACAGAACTGAAAAACAGCTAAATAAGGCTTTGTGAACATTGGAGCGTGGATTATGCACAGGAGACGGTTTTTAGTCACTGCTTTTATCCTGATATCAGGCTTAACGCTGGGAGGCTGCGGATTAATGATAAACAGCACGGATCATCCAGATACATCACAGCAGAAGGAAGAAGCAAGCAGTTCACCATATATGCCTGTCCAGGACTATATCGGACAAGGTTACTCGTTCAACAACGGCGAAGAAGAAGATGCCTTTGCGAAAACGCATAAAAATGAGATTGTGGAACAGGTGGATCGGTTTTTCAAAGAGAAATACCAGCTCGAAGTGACGACACATCATCTGGTAGGGGCGAAAAATGCAGTTGTAGCCTTTGTCGAATCGAAGGGTGAGCCGCACTTTCATACTTCAGTGATCGTTCCCGTGGATCTTGAGAATCAGCAGGTTACCGGTGACGTTTGGGCGTATGAAGGAGAAGTCGAAGGGGCGATTATGGCTGGGCTTTATGTGATGGCCTATGAAGAAGAGTTTAAACGTTTGGATCAATTTGTCCAGTCAATTACAGTAAAACATCCGGTAATAGGTAAACGGCAGAATGCAGTAAATAATACAGGCTCTGGCTATGTAACTTCCAATTATTATGTTAGTACTATGGACATTAATTTTCCCGAAGCGTATAAAGCATACATGAGTAATCAGCACATTTCAAAAGAAAATTTACGTCAGTTAATCGAGCAACAATCGTTTGATCCAAATGGAGTGTTGATTAGTTTAACTTTTTTTATGAAAGAAAAGCATGCCGCTCCTGATAAGAAAATTGCTGATTCCGTTATTGAACAATTCAAATCTATAAAAGGAATAGCTCCAGGAAATTATGGCGTATTTATAAATAGTAATGACATTCTGAAAAGGACGGGGACGGCAAAAAGTGAGGAAGGGACAACTCCTGCCATTGATGACATTATTATAAGGCCAGAGAAATGAGGTGAGATAATGGTTGTAAATACTCAAATTAAGATAACTAATGATCAAGATTTAGTGTATTTAAGCGGATTTACTGTATATCAGCATCCGGAAGTTAGAAAGGAACTAAAAGTTAACGGAAATCGTTACTATGTTGTCAATAGAACCTACGACGACCCCGCCCGCCACGGTCTTGATGCCATCACAGTCAAGGATTTGCAGACCGGCGACGTTTCCATCATTTACGAAGGCACGCAGTCTGAACAGGGCAACCTCGACCTTAAGACAGATATCGATTTAGCATTAAATGATTCTGTGACCGAGCAGTTCAAACAGGCTGAAGTCTACTACAAAGAAATGGAAGCGATTTATGGAGACATCGATCATGTTGCCGGCAATTCGCTTGGTGGCGGACTGGCCAATTATGTTGCGGTCAGGCAGGATGTCCATTCAGTCACACTGGATCCGGCCATGCTGCCTGAGGATGTGGCGGATAAATATGCAGTGGGAAAAACAAATAGCCATATCACCAACTATTATGGCAACTATGATCCGCTGACACTGGCACAGCAGGCCGGCGGGTATGATGATCGTGTGCCGGGTGAGAAGGTGACGATCGATTTTGGTGTCAGCTGGCTGCGCTATCTGGCGAACAATCACACCGGCTATGTTTCTGATAAGAACGGCAGAATGAATCAGACGATTACGGTCGGTATTGAAGGAACGCCCTCTTATGGTCAGATTCATTTCATGGCTGACCGGCAGATTGTATCAGATATCTGGTCCGGCAAAACACTGACAGGATCCACGGCCGGATCGGGGCCAAAAATTAAATTGGACAAATCGAGTATGAGCAAACTGGTTCATGCGCTGGATCAGGTCATTTTGGCAGATTTTCAGCAATCGGCCCGTTATCTGGATCATTCAGTTCAGACGATAGATTATGAGGGAGCCCGCCTCGATGATCGGCAGACAGAAATGAAGAACGGCTTTGAACGGATCATGCGTCAGACGGCAGCTCCAATCTTCGAAGAGGCTGATCGGATCACCCGGATGCATGCCATTGTGGTCACTACTCGAGATGAAGCCCGCTGGATTCAAGGATCATGGGTGACGGACATGGCTTTTGCCGGCGTCTGGTCTCTATTGGGCAGGCTGGCGGATCAATTATATGGAGTCGATCATCCTTTGACTCAGGTCGCCCTGTATCGGAATGATCTTGTTCGGACGATCATTGAGGCAAAGTACCACAAGACACCGGAATTACTGCGTGGCGGGACAGATGAGTTTCTTGATGGCGTCGTCGAGGAACTGAAAGCACATTATCACATCGTCAGCAAAAATGTAAAAAGAGTAGAGCAGCAGATAACCGGCTTTCGGAATCAGGTCGAACAAACCTTACAGGCCATGGATCAGGCTGATCAGTCGATCGCCCAGGCGCTCAGTCAGGGCAGCCCTCTGAAAGCATCGGCACATGTGGAAAAGACGGTAAGCGGGAATCTGGAGTCGTCACACTATCTCAAACAGGGAATGGCCATCCGTCGGGAGATCCTGGAACAGAACTATCAGGCATTCGCTCAGTCAGTAAACGCACGGGTTGGGTCACTTTTGGCTGGATTAGGCTTTGCCGTTCAATTTATTTGCGGCGCGATTCGGGCTGCAATACATGAGATCAGGCGATGTGAAGGCATCGCCGCTTTTGTCCATATACCGTTCACGGATCTGGATCATAGAATCCGCAGATTTTTGGATAACAGCGGAGATGACATGCAGAGACTGCTTCACCGAACCGAAAATCTCCAGGAAGTACTTCACTATACTCAGAAAAATCTTCCGGAAATCTTGCATGCGTTCAAGCCCTATATTGAAGCCGCCTTATTTGGCGGCACGCAATATCAGGCTGTTATTGCCTATAATCACGTTGCACTCGGCATACTTCAGAATATTAGACTGCAATTTAAAGAAGTCGCCTGGCAGTTAAACCAAAACGAGTCACAGGCGATCACTACCCTCAGCCTCAACGCGCAATCCATCGAACATGATTTAGACACTCTGGTTGAACAAGTCCGGAGAGGGACATGGATTTGACCTGGCATGGCCGTCAACAAAGGCAATGGCTCCCGCACTGAAGATCCTTCGATTATATGAATCAAGCTTCCGAATTACTGCATATCGATTTTTTAACTCGATGTTACGGCAAGTTCAGCACTGCCTCTGAATCTACGATACTTCTGCCTTCTTCCTGCCCGTATCTTTGACAGGATACTTTATCCCCGTCATGGGAAACAACTGATCATGCTGTGTTATGATAAAAAAAAGAACAGCGATCTCACAAACAAAGGAGTTTAAAGAATTGAAAATAAGTGTGCTTGGCGGGGGCAGCGAAATTGGTGCCTCCTGTCTTCATATTCAAATAGGCGCGACCAGTCTGATCGTTGATGCCGGGATGCGGGTTCATGGTGAGGAACTGATGCCGGCGATCGGGATGCTGGATCATCTGAATAAGCCGGATGCGATTTTGGTGACGCATGCCCATGCTGATCATATTGGTGCGCTTCCTGTTATACATCGGATTTATCCGGATGTTCCGATTTTTGCGACGCCGCCGACGGCCGATCTGATGCAAATCATGATGCGCGACTCTTTTAAAATCATGACGCAGCGGTGCATGGAGGCGCGGATGCTGATTCCGTATACAAAGGAACAGATGGAAGAAACACTGCGCGCGGTCCGGCTTTTTCCGGCAAGTGGTCAGATCGCTTTCGGAGAGACGAAAGTGACGCTCCACCGGGCCGGTCATATCCTCGGTGCGGTGATGTTCAGTATCGAGGGCGACGGAGAAAAACTGCTGGTCAGCGGAGATCTGAGCTTCAAAGCGGGACGCACCATACCGGGTGCAGAAGTCCCCGTCGCAAGCCGGCCGGATGCGCTGATTATTGAATCGACATACGGAAACCGGGAACATTCGGACCGGAACACGGAAGAGAAAAGGCTTGCCGACAATGTCGCTGAAGTGATTGCAGGTGGCGGTTTTGCCTTAATTCCGGCCTTTGCTCTCGGGAGGGCGCAGGAAGTCCTGCTGATTCTGCAGGACTACATGGATCGCGGACTGATCCCCCGGTTCCCGATTTATGTCGACGGTCTGGTGACGCCGATCAGTAAGATATACCGCCGATACCCGCAGTATCTGAAAGGACCGGTTGCACATCGGATCCGCGTGCACGGTGATGCTTTTTTAACTGAGGGGCGCTGCATTGCGGTCAAGCCGAAAGATCGTGAGCAGGTACTGAAGGGAAAGCCGGCATGTATCGTTGCTTCATCCGGGATGCTGATTGGCGGGGCCAGTGTCTGGTACGCCGAACGCCTGGTCAATCACGAAAAAAATGCGATTTTTATTACCGGTTATCAGGATGAGGAAAGTCCGGGGCGGAAACTGCTCAGTCTGGCAGAAGGGGAGAGCCGGGAACTGGAGCTGAATGGAACCGTCCATCAGGTGAGATGTCGTGTGGGTAAGTACGGCCTTTCTGCCCATGGGGATGCCGGAGAGCTGCTCCGCTTTATCAGCATGGTCCGTCCGGCAAAGACGCTGATCGTCCACGGTGACGATGACGCGCGCCTTGCCTTAAATGAGCGGATCGAACCGCGTCATCATCCGGTGCTGACTGAGAATGGTGAGCTATATACCGTATCAGCCCGGGCAAAGGCGACAGGTTCATTTTCTCCGGGCAAAAATAGCCGTCATCAGCCGCTTAAGGAAAAAGTCGGCCAACTGCTTCTCTATAAAAAAGAGGCGGATCATGCGCTTCAGCTGGCGCTCTGCACCGGCTTTTATCCAAAGACGCAATCACTGACCTGCCGGACACCAAAAGGGGAGGCGGTTCGCCTGTCACTCGAACAGGTTTGTGAGACGATCGGTCCCTGGAACCGTTCGTTTGATCTGCTGCAGGAAGAAGCAGATGCAGTGTTTACTTTTTCACGTCCTTTTCTGCAAACGATTAACTGGGCGAACGGTAAAGACGGCCGCTATCCTTTTGAGTCAATCGCTGCACAGGTTCTGCCTGAAGATGACCTGAAACCGCGTCTGGCGCTCGCACTGGCCCTGCAGAGTCTGCCTGAAGACAGTCGAAAAGTCGATGAAGGAAAAACCATCTATACCCTGACACGTGAGTACCTGAACAGGCTGGCACACCTCGATCTGCCCATTCAGGCGATCAAAATGAACGCGACGAAAGCAATGGACTATATTCGGAATATGCTCAGTGATGATCCTCATTTTATCCGCTGCGGGGCTGACGCACTGGGGACAGCTGATGAGCATCTGACGCTGTACTTTGATTTTCCGGCCATCATCGATTCTGCAAAGCGGGCGGATCTGAGTCATCGTATAAAAGAGGGAACCGGCTGGTCTATTCACTTTTCGGATTCTGTGCGGGTGGACCGCCTTCAGAAAAAAATCCATGACCTGTTCGGTACCAGCGGCTCAGCCTCGGTTTATCTGGATCAGCGGACGGCCAGCCTGCCGGTCAAGCGGCCTCATGACGCGGATTCACGGTTGCAGCAGTTAAAGGATGAAACCGGGTTTTCACTGATTTTTAAAGGAGAACAGAATCATGCGACTGTTCCGGGTCAGGCGGATAACCAGACTGATTTCTACCGGTCAAAGACCCCTTCGCCCAGGCTGGAAAATAATCAAGCGATCCACGAAGCCGGCGTCTGGGCTAAAGAACGCAGCATTACCCTGTATAAGGCGAGTATGAAACAATCCCAGGGTAAACCGTATATGGAAGTCCATTTTGTTACCCCGGAAATAGCCCGCCGGCACGAGACGGATATGGAGGAACTTTCCTGGCGTACCGGCCTGCCGGTTACTTATGCCAAAAATCCGAAACAAAATGAAATCATTCGCATGGTGTCCGAGCATATCCCGGATGGATGGGGGATGAAGAAAAATCCATCCTTACATATTGCTCAGACCGAAGTGATGGTTAAACTTTCGGTCCAGCCTCCGGAAGATGAACTGCAGCACGTCTGCGACAAAATTGACCAGCTGACCGGATACCGCCTGATTGTGGAAGTTCGATAGCGCGATTCACGACGAATCGACAGGTTGTTTGTTACAGATGAAATATGAACCATTGATTCGTATTGCTTTTGTAAACCGGCTTCAATCATTCTGTGACATAAGCCTCCTATAATAAACAGTGTTGAAAGAAACAGCGGTGTTATTCATCGCATGACACGGATTTCAGGAGGTTTGATTCATGCGAAGAAACAGAATGAAGAAAATGGCTGCCATAATGCTGGCCACAGGACTTGTTCTTCCTGTGACCGCCGGATCCACTCCGGCCCATGCTGAGCAGCCTGCCGAAAAGAGTAATCCAGTCGTCCCTGATGAACATAAAAGTTATGACAGTGGTGCCTTGAGTGAAGAAGTGAATGGGCTCTGGAAAGAAAAGGCAACGCGCTGGGAGCAATATAATGCGAAGAGAGCGGCTGCAGCCAGAGCGGAAGAAAAGAAGGCAGAGGAACAGAAAGCGCAGCAAACGGTTCATAAAGCCGAACCTGCTCAGCAGGTCCGGGTAAATGAATCCAAGCCAAAAGTGAATAAATCACAGTCACAGGTAAATAAACCTGCAGCCAGACCGGCCGCGCAGCCTGCTCAAAAGAAACAAGTTGCACAGCCAGTTCAGAAGAAACCAGTTGCTCAGCCAGTTCAGAAGAAACCGGCCGCACAGCCTGCTCAGAAGAAACCAGTTGCTCAGCCAGTTCAGAAGAAACCAGCCGCACAGCCTGCTCAAAAGGAACAAGCTGCACAGCCAGTTCAGAAAAAACCGGTTGTGCACCAGGAAGCAACCCAACCGCAGGCAACTGCGCAAACGTCTCAGGATAAAACGAAGCAGACAAAGGCAGCCCCAAGCCAGCCGGCTGTCAAAAAGGCTCCTCAGTCATCGAAGCCTGCTACCCGGCCGGTGCAAAAGCAAACACAACCCGCCGCGCGCCAGGTTCAGCAACCCCAGCCGACAAAGCAGCCTGTTCAGCGTGGTCAGTCCGGATCATTTGAAGTGACCGGCTACGCTTTGAACGGGACAACGGCAACCGGGATTAATCTGAAAGAAAATCCAAATGCCAGGGTGGTTGCCGTTGATCCATCAGTCATTCCTCTCGGATCAAAAGTGACGATATCCGGTCTCGGTACGTACACTGCAGCTGATACCGGTGGTGCAATAAAAGGTAATCGGCTTGATGTCCATTTTGCCACGAATCAGCAGGCAATAAACTTTGGACGTCAGACGCGGAACGTGACCGTGGAGCATTAAATAAATAAAATGGAATAAATTAAAGTGCCCTCTTGAAGCCGAATGAAAAAATTCAGCCTCAAGAGGGTTTTTTATTCTCCTGAATGGCTGGATTGATCTGATCCGTGCAACCGCTCCGGATATGTCCACATGCTCCATATTTTGCAGGTTATACATTTTTCTCAACTATTTTCAATCGACTTCGACAGTTGTAGGCACAATCTTTCAAGTGAGCGATTAAAAGAATCCCTTGTTCTAGGGATTTATTTAAATTATCCACATGTGCATAATAGGTCATCCAAAAGTTATCCATAGGCACACATCTGTGGATAACTATGCTTGATGTTGAAACTCACCTGTAATATAATATAGGCATGTACTTACGAAGGGTTTCTCGAAAAAATAAAGATGGTCGTACAGTAGCCTATCTGCAGCTGGCTCAAAATGAGTGGGATTCCAAGGCCAAATATGCCAAAGCAAGGGTGATTTATTCGTTCGGTCGCGAGGATCAACTGGATGTTGACGCGCTCCGTCGGCTGGTGGAAAGCATTTCAAGGTATCTCTCTCCTGAAGAAGCCCTGCGGGCTCAGTCTGAGATTGGTCAGGCGGCTGATTTTGCTTTCAAAGCATCCAAAAGGCTGGGTGGAGTCTGGACACTGGATCAGCTCTGGAAAATGCTGAGCATGGACCAGATCATTCATGAATTATTGGCGGGTCGTAAACATGATATCGACGTCGAACGACTCATCTTCGCTATGGTAGCCAATCGAGCTCTGGATCCAACAAGCAAGCTGGGGCTTGAGGAGTGGATACAGGATGAAGTGGCACTGCCCGGACTCAATGAGGCACATGTCCATCAGTTTTACCGTGCCATGGATTTACTCCTGGAAATGCGCAGCCAGCTGGAGGAACAGGTTTATTTTTCGACAGCGAATCTACTGAATCTTGAAGTCGACCTGATCTATTTTGATACAACCTCGTCCTACTTTGAGGTTGAGCCCCAGGAAGCTCCGGAAAAGGAAAATCTGCGAAAGCTGGGCTATTCCAAAGACAAACGTCCGGATCTGCTGCAGGTGGTCATCGGCATGGCCGTTACGAAGGAAGGCTTGCCCATCCGATGCTGGGTCTGGCCAGGTAACACGGCGGATAAAACAGTCGTTGAAGAGGCCAAAAAGGATTTAGTTGGCTGGAAGCTGGGACGGGTGATCAGTGTGATGGACCGTGGCTTTTCCACGGAGGACAATCTAACGACGCTGCAGCGTGCCGGAGGGCATTATATTGTTGGTGAGCCCATGCGTTCCGGTAAGAAAATTGTGGATGAAGCGATGTCCCGCAAGGGACGTTATCAAAAGGTTCGCAACCATCTTGAGGTTAAGGAGATTGTCGTCGGGGACGGAGAAAAGCGGCAGCGTTTTATCCTCGCCTACAACTCAAAAGAAGCAGAGAAAGATAAGAAACAGCGGGAACGACTGGTTCGTGATTTGGAGATGGCTCTGGAAGACTTACATCAGTTGCCTGAAAAGAAGCATACCAAAGCGGCCTGTGCCCTGCGGTCACATAAGCTTTATGGTCGTTATCTTCGCCAGCTGAAGGACGGGCAGCTGAGAATTAATCGGCAGGCGCTTCGAGATGCGGCGCGTTATGACGGGAAATACCTGATTCGAACATCGGATGATACCCTGTCCGCAGAAGAAGTGGCGCTGGGATACAAGAACCTGATGGCTGTAGAAAATGGATTCCGAACCTTAAAGTCTACACTCTGTCTTCGACCGATGTACCATCGGATCGAGGATCGGATTAAGACGCACGTTTTACTGAACTGGCTGGCTCTGCTTCTTATTCGGCTGGCGGAACTGAAGACCGGTGAAACCTGGCCAAAACTGAAACATACCATGGATCAGATGGTTCTGGGCAAATTTTCTTCAAAAAAAGGAGACTTCTATCAAAGGACGGAAATCACCGCAAAACAGCATGAAATCATTAAGGCTCTTGGGATAAAGGTCCCTCGAAAGATATGTCGAATCGACCTTAAATCCTAGATACACACATATAAAAATTAAAAGTCCGAAAACAGGCTACCTGTCGCCTGTTTTCGGACTTTTGTGTACCTAGAAACTGTCGAAGTCGAGTTTCAATC from the Sporolactobacillus sp. Y61 genome contains:
- a CDS encoding IS1634 family transposase, coding for MYLRRVSRKNKDGRTVAYLQLAQNEWDSKAKYAKARVIYSFGREDQLDVDALRRLVESISRYLSPEEALRAQSEIGQAADFAFKASKRLGGVWTLDQLWKMLSMDQIIHELLAGRKHDIDVERLIFAMVANRALDPTSKLGLEEWIQDEVALPGLNEAHVHQFYRAMDLLLEMRSQLEEQVYFSTANLLNLEVDLIYFDTTSSYFEVEPQEAPEKENLRKLGYSKDKRPDLLQVVIGMAVTKEGLPIRCWVWPGNTADKTVVEEAKKDLVGWKLGRVISVMDRGFSTEDNLTTLQRAGGHYIVGEPMRSGKKIVDEAMSRKGRYQKVRNHLEVKEIVVGDGEKRQRFILAYNSKEAEKDKKQRERLVRDLEMALEDLHQLPEKKHTKAACALRSHKLYGRYLRQLKDGQLRINRQALRDAARYDGKYLIRTSDDTLSAEEVALGYKNLMAVENGFRTLKSTLCLRPMYHRIEDRIKTHVLLNWLALLLIRLAELKTGETWPKLKHTMDQMVLGKFSSKKGDFYQRTEITAKQHEIIKALGIKVPRKICRIDLKS